The Eptesicus fuscus isolate TK198812 chromosome 20, DD_ASM_mEF_20220401, whole genome shotgun sequence genome contains the following window.
TCAAGTAAATGTGTtcaagtaatattaaaatattttaatattagaccaagagaaaataaattaggaaaaaaaccTTGTTGCTATAGAAGAAATTGTCTTCTACGTAAGTACAAAGATTGTAAAATCTAATTTAGACATAAATACTATTTTGCTCCTATAacgtcatatatatatattttttttggcaGGTACTTTACAGCTATAAAATGTGTGGGTGCCAGATAGTGTAGAGGGGAAAGGCTGGGGTGAGGAGTGGATTATAGAAGATTGTTTCCTTTACCACTAATAGCTGCCTGGAGTATAATTCCCCTTCAAAGCTTTGGTCAGAGCAGCTGGGGACAATGAACAGTGGTTAAGATGTTTTGTTTTACATCCAGCAAAAAGGAGCATTAACACCTCAACTGGCTTTTTAAGGAAGCCTTTGGAAGGGCTCCTGCTGCTGTTGACAATCACAGTGACCCTCAGGATGGTGGCAGGGCAAAGTGGTGGGGAATTCACCAGAAGATGGTACTCAGTGATCTGGATTCTGTGCACGACTGCTCCTCTCCATTCACATGTTTAATTAAGAGCTGATGAGTACAAAATAAATGATACTGCAGTTCTTCACTGGAACTATCAGGAAGGAAGGGTATCTGCTAGAAAAACTGCATCACTTTCCCATTACACGTCTATTCTAGagttagtctttttaaaatatatttctaattgattttttagagagaggaagagggagagagaaacatcgatgccaGAGcataacatcgattggctgcctcctgcataccccctactggggatcgagcccaaaccgaggcatgtgccctggccaggaattgaactggcaacctttcagtgcacggacAATgctcaaccgactgagccacaccggccagagctctAGGATTAGTCTTGATGTCACATCTGATtctaggaagggagagggagagatagagacatctaTGATTGGTGAGGTTCATAATTCCCACAATTCTTTTGATTATGCTTTTCCCataagcttaaaaataaaagaccataAACTCAAGATTTTAAATTACCAAAGTCCCTGAAAAAGAGGACCagtttatttttagtattaaagAGGTTAACATTAGTTCTCATTATTCTCACTCATCCATAATGAAAGTCACCAGCTTACAAAGTTGCAAACCCATGGTTTCTAACAACTCCCACTAATTGTTAAAGACTTACAATGATAAATGTTATGTGCATAGAAAAGATCAAAGAGTAGAAAATGCCAGAGGTatccagagagaaagaaggttTTCTGTGACTGAAATAATATTTCATGTCCATGGTTCCGGAATAAGGCGCTTCTATTAGGAGCTGAGAAATCGTTGGTATCCCAACTGGATGCCTGAGTTCTCTGCCATGCCGTTTTTGGCCAGCCTAATGCAATCAGTTGGAGAAAGGCCTGAAGAAGAACAGGAAGAAATGCTCAACTTCTGATCAATCTCCAGCTCCAAGGGTAGGACTGAAGACTGAGTACAAATATACTCAAGGCTTGACCTTGAATGGCTGTGGGACAACTTGGAAAACAAACCACTTTGTATTTGAGTCAAATCTGTTCTGAATAGCCAGGGTGCTTCTATTCCAGGGCCTTTGTACTGGAAATCCTTGGAAAAACGGGCATCATAGGTGAGAGGCTGACATAGCTAGCGTTCTGTGATTTAAAAGGTCATAACCCACACAGATGGAAGAGCCCTTAACACTATCCTTTAGATTAGCGACATGATTCTACCTTTAGGGCAGCAGGACTGAGTAAATCCTTAATGATTTCAGGTTAGGCAGGCTCTTGTGTCATAACCATAGTAGAAGCTATCGGTTCTACTCTATAAAATCTATGTGCAGTATAGCTCCAGGAGGCTGGGTCACTTAGAGACTGTGGCAGAACACATGGTCTTCAAAGATTTGCTCTTCGTTTGGTGAGAAGCTCTTGTCACAAATCGGACAATTCAAAGACAGGGTCTGAATGGGCTGCTGCTGCGAGATGTGATCAAAAATGTCGTCAGCAAGGTTTGAATTGCAGGTGGGACACTTCTTGATGGAGCGCTGGGAGCAAGAACAAAGAGGTCGGTAAGAATGTAGGCTGTTTGTGGCGGAGACAATGTCTATCTTCTTTTCCACGCTCTCCTCAGCGGCTAGCAtaatgcttggcacatggtaggtgctcaagtTCACATGTGGAGAGGCTCCCTGGGCTTTCTCTAACCCCAGGATTGAAAGGCCCTAAAGTTGCTGAAGCAGTCAAATAGCTTCCAATCTGGAAGGGGCCCCCGACATACCTTGTTTGGCTAGCTGCCTAGGTCACCCCTCCTTCCTAATCTTGTACCAAACCCAACTCACAATGGAGACCTGGAGCAGGATGTTGATGGATAAACTGTGCCTCCTTCTCCCACCTCAACAGGCTGCAGCTGACCTCGGGAGTTACCAACATGACCCAGTTTCCCTGTGGTTCTCCCATGAACTGAAGCAGAGAGGGAAATTTCCTCAAGGATTGGATGTGGTCAATCTCATGATTCAAAATACTTACCAGGCTGGGGGCAGAACTTTCTTGGATGCCTGAGGGTCATAAAAAAGATTTcattcaatgagaaaatatcaCCCCCAGATCTCTACCCCAGTACATGTGTTCTAGCAGCTGTTTTTTGTAACCCCCATATTTCCCTTTCTCCCTACTGCCTCTGACTGTCTATCTCTTTTATAAACCATTTACTTCTAATAGAGGTCaataaggggggaaaaatgaaaaaataatgaagtggCCTTTTCAATAGCCATGTATGTtacataatcagaaaaaaaacatcTATTTTCAGTGGGTGGCAAAtgagattttaataaaaacagtaacaatttaacaaggaaacagtcTGAGAATAGATTTTAAGACTGAATCCATGTAgttgttttacaaataaagtacttacaaatatttaaaaggaaaaataaacgtGTACCCCTGCCTGTTGCAAAGATCTGATTGTGACTCTTGAGAGAACATGACTGCTTTAAACTTCCAGAAAATGAGGTCTCAGGTCACTTTTGAAGACAAAAGAGGGACGTTCCCTGTTTGGTAAGGACACCTGACCCCTGGTCCATGAGAGACAAGAGTGGTTGTCACCCCCATTTCCTGTCATCCACACCCCCAGGGGTCACTGTGGAGCACACTCCTGCTGCCCTTGGTCAGGCCATCAGGTAACTGATGTAATGCTCATTTCTGGGTGGCACTGCCCGCCTCTTGTGCTTTCATTTCCAAATCTTAATTAGCCTCCTCAGCTTTGCATGTGTATATCTTCTACACAGAGACAGTTCCCTGATTTATATATTTGGAATATAGCCACGGGACTCAATTTGTGTCTGCTGCTTCTAGGCGAATGATCTGATTTGCGTCTTCAAGATTCAGATTTATTTCTCAATTAACACTTCTCGCCTGGCAATCTTTCTACTGGGTCCTCAGCTTCTGCCCAGCAAGACTTAACAATGAGACTGGTCTTCATTAGCATCTCAGACACACAAAAACTGAGTGGGGGAAAGGGATGGCGGCAGGGGTCTTTCAGCTCCAACGGCAAAGCTGTCTTACCAGAATATGGGTTTCCAAAGACAAGTCCTGGGTTTTGTCCTGCACCTCCTTGATCTGAAGTAGGCGCTTGAAACGGCAGAGAGTCAAAATCCAGACCCATGTAACTCATCAATCTGATGTTATCCCTCTTCAAAAGCTAAGGACAGAAGATTTAGAGCAACATGTTGAAAGACAACAACAAAGAATGGCCTCAACCAACTGGCAAAAGGGTGCCCATTACAGGTAGCTCTTATTAAACAATGTGGTACTGAAGAGCCGTGGAAATGATAAACCAAGATTCTTGAGAAGGGGAAGAAGCAACCTCCGGGGCTCTGAAGATCTGAGTTCCTAAGATCTGAATTTAAATGCATACCAAATTCTGTTTAGATTAatgtaaaaaagaatttaaaatctcTAAACACATACAAACTGAAGGAGGTACAAAAGTAGTATGGATATATGAGGCTGGCAGGAGCTATGTTAAGATTGAAATTGTTGTACATTATTGGGAGCAAAATGCTTCTTCTTAGTCTCCTTCCTTGAACAATTTTCTTACACAATGTAAATATTAATCTGATATAATTTCCCCTTCTTTATGTTTTATCCCATCCAATGGATATCCCaacagagagagtgagagggaggaaggtaagagggagggaggggatgagagagaaagaacgaGAATAAGCTACAAGGGGGACAGAGAGCATTGgaagttctttaaaaagaaaattagcgTACTGCTCCGTAACATCTTAAGAGGACTTTACTATAGCTCTTAGCGAAGCTCCCAAATATCAGGCCTTTTCCTTCTTGTGCTAATTGTGTGCATACTCCCCCTctacccctgcctggccccattGGATTGTTCCAGGGAAATAGGGATTTCAAAGTCAAAGTGTATTTGTCTAAATGAAGAGGCTGAGAATGACAGGGCCAGAAATAGACTCCAAATGCCTTTTACAATACTGAAACACACTGGAATAAATAGTAAAATCAAAAGCAGAAATGACTGCTTAGAGGCATAGCCCAGAAGGGTTACAGAGAAGTTAGAGAAGGGGAACTGCTGGAGGTGTACGGGACCTAGAGGGAGTAGCCAGAAGGCATGGCATGAGAATGGCTTCAAGTGCAACCACTTCATTTGCTGTCAGCATCCTCAATTAATCAATTAGTAATAATCTGTGTTTAACATAGCAGAAAATATcagctggatgaatgaatgaacagatgaatgaatgaatgaatgaatgcacagtTATTAGGAGCCTACCATGGGTACAGGACTGGTACAGACCACCACTTCTGCTCCTGGTTTGGCagcagaggaaaaaagaaaaagttgtgcTGAAGGAAAGGGGTTCCTCACTAGCATAAAAGTGACACAGGATATTACCCTCCAAAGACAACACTTACAATCTCGCTGAAGATAAAACCAAAAATAGTAAGTTAGATCATCATCAAAGCTGTTCCTTTCAGGTTGACTGTTGCCATGCCAAACAAGTTTGTTATAGAACAGAGAGAGGACTTTGTGGTAGATCGGGAAACCAGATTAAATTTACTTTGTTTAGCAGCATGTGCCTCCCCCACTGTCCCAGAATGGGctcttttatttaacttatttatttatatttattttttaatcttcacctaaggatatattttttccccattgatttttttttttagagagttgGAGGGggtagaagaaagagagagagagacagagagagaaagatcaacaTGAGAAAgacatatctattggttgcctcctgcccgagTCTGGgattgactgggaatcaaacccaaaaccctcaggtccccaggccgatgctcagGGTTCACCCTGCTCCTTCCCCTTAAAATCTTGGGAGTTTTCTACCCTCATTTACATACTCACATCATTTTCTCCTtccaatctctctttctctctctgcagaaCATTATATATCATCTTGTCCTCACTCAGCCTTTTTGACAGGTCAAAGTTCTGGTCctgtcaataattaaaaaaaaaaattaggattagGATCATATATGATAATTTGGACCCACGGTGGGGTAAAACAAGATCGAAGAGGTTTTAGCTTTTCAAAGTGTTGGGACCGAGGTGAGGGCGGGAACTGGAGTAGGGGGGAGTACTATAGAGCAGATGTAACTAATAGAAAAGTGACTTAAAATGCCCGAAGGCCTGGGCGAGCATCCAGGCGCCGGTTTCTTCTGGTTTATAAGTGACCAAAAGAGAGAAACAGTTTGGGGAAAACCTCAAGACTGACTTTATCAGAGTGAGGGATAAATGGAGCCTTGTTTAACCCCACCCAGCGATGGAAACAATCATCTCTGTCTTGAATAAACATCTCAGTCAATGCAGCCTGAAGCTTTTAGGGTTAGGTTGGCCTGACTCCCTCCCAGTGTGAAAACAGGCATCTGGACTCAAGTTACAGTGAGGAAGAAGAATCTGAGCAGGAATTTATTCAAGGCTACCAGGAACCCACACGGGGATGCTGGGCTTGATGTTGCCCTGACTAGTTTATGAATCCCAAACTCCTAGGCATGCTTCAGAGCTTTCCATCTCCTACCTACACGTATCCACATTCCCATACCTCACAGAAACACTTAGCTAATCCTACTAATTGTGGAGTTTTTTCCtaagattttttatttgaatgcTGGTGCTCAAACTGCTGTGCGCTTCTAGACAACTCTGAGGTAGTAACGCTAGAGGGGCTACCCGATGACACTGCTGACTGCAGGCCCCTGGCTTCCCATCCCCATTGGCTCCTGCTGGCTCCTCCAGCCCTGCTTCACTTCCTCAAAGAGCAGGCATAAGGAAGGGCTCTCCGAACCTGCTCAGAAATCTGCTCAGTGGTTACAAAAATCCTCCCTGAGGCCCATGGCTGAGCTGGGGCCTGTATTTCCAGGGATTCCCAGGCTGGTTTCTGGCCACACACTCCATCCCTCCTCTTTTTAGCACAAAGATAAATTTCTCTCCTTAACAAGGGTGTACAACCCTCGGGGTTTGTCTAAGAACCACAAACATTCACACCCCTTGCTTTCTGGGCCCCTTATCTCTGTCACCTACCAGGATAGCAGCCCTGAGTTGCCTGATCTGTTTGTGGAGTCACTGACTCTCTTGGTACTTCTCTAAGAAACAGGCTTTCCCGGCCTCTACCTTTGCCCTTAGCAAGTCCACCTCTTGTACTAACTGCTCTTCCACTGCTGTTTTCTTGTTCCTAGGCCCCTGGAGTGTAAGAGACAGAGTCCTCATAGGTAGGGGCCTTTTGGATGCATTAGGAATAAAGAATTCGTTTTAGCCGGGGAGCCCGTGAATCTTGCAAAATATCCCATGAAAACCGAGAAAACCCATAGCTGCCACAAGAAGGTTCAAATCTTTGGATGGTTCTAGAttatttaaaacagtaatttCTTTGCTACATTAGAGGTCACAAACTCAAATATGTAACGTAATTGAAGGAAGGAGTTGAATGCACTGAAACAGTGAAGACAGCAAATGGAGAACACATGACCCATCTAAAGGCTGCAGCAGCTCCTCAGCTCCAGATGCGGGCTCAATGTGTCCAGAtcctctaatttttcttttctttaaaaaaaaatatattttattgattttttatagagaggaagggagagggatagagttagaaacatcgatgagagagaaacatcgataagctgcctcctgcacacctcctactggggatgtgcctgcaaccaaggtacatgtccttgaccggaatcgaacctgggaccctttcagtccgcaggccgatgctctatccactgagctaaactggttagggcaagatcCTCTAATTTTTCAATGGAAGCTGGAATACAATTTTTAATGGGAAAGATTCCCATTTTTTAAGTATTAGTAActaactcaattttttaaaaaacatcatctgagccaaataaaacatttctgtTAGCTAAACTTAACCTATGAACTGGTGATTTACAAACTTTGGTCTACTCTTCATTAGGCTAAAATATACAGTATTGTATATagtagtaagtactcaataactAACTGATTGGAtaatgactgactgaatgaataaatgatgcaTATATAATGAGTTATAATTCCAGTAGTTGGATAGGCTCCAGACATCAGGATTTCTCATGTTCTTACATCAATTCAGAAAATGGGGCTCCTAGGCACCTGTCATCATCATGAGGCCTCTTTTCcaataatatattatagaaaattattaGTCAATTAGGCTAGCATTACCCTTATACTATAGCTCAGAATAATTTATAATGATGACAACTGACAATATTAATTGTAACAAAATTTTTGACTACTGTAATATTTTCCAATCATAGAGCTCAACTTTATAATCATTTGTCTGCCTGCACAATAGCTCTTCAAGAAGGGAATTCCTGTCCGgctggcatgggtcagtggttgagcgttgacctatgaaccaggaggtcacttttcaatttccggtcagggcacaagcccaggttggcggacttgatccccagtgtggggtgtgcaggaggcagccattcaatgactctctctcatcactgatgtttctatcgctctctacctctcctttcctctctgaaatcaataaaaatatattaaaaaaaaaaaaaagggaattccTAGCCCAAGGCTCTATTTACTACAACTTGTCATAAAGTTTACCTTCCAATATTCTTTTCTCATTCATCACACATTAAAATAACTACCTCTCCTAAACATTTTGTACATAGCAAATTCTCTATCCTTCTGGGTAGATTGCAAAACGTCCAGAGGTAAGCGCTATTCTCATCTTTGCTTATTTATCCTGTCCATCACCTGAGTGTAGGCCCTATCCCTTCCTTTTTGCAGGCTCCCTCCCATGTAGCCCTCCAAAGTTAGACATGCCGTTAACTCCTGCTGTTTCTTCGTTGCAACAGCTTCTTGCTGCTTCAGCTCCTCCATTGTCTTCTCTAGCTTCTGCTGGTGCTTCCTCTGCACAAAAACAGATTTTAGTATCACTGCtagaaacacacatacacacacacacacacacacacacacactcacagacacactcacacacacacactcagtcacTGGGGAAGGGCCTGCCCAGCTAATGAGCAAGCAGGATGCAGAGAAAGAAGCAAGCCTTCTCTTACTAGTTTCTGAGAACAGCCATGAGATACCTCTTTCAGATGGCTTCCTCTGAGACCTTCCCCAGAGCCAGTGATATCCAGGTATATGATAAAGAAAGaacaatgtatatattttctcctaaatgacaaaatattatatgtttttttCATGACTCTACCTGTTCCATTAAACTGAGAAAGAGCTGGCCATTTTCCTTTTTCAGACATTCCAACTGCTCTGTCTTATCTTGAGCTTCCTGAACAagcttctccatttctttctcttgagTTGACAGCTGTGCCTAAAGCAAAAAGAGTAAATACAACAAAGATATAAAGAAGGAAAGCTAACCAGGAACAACGCTTTGTAATGTGCAAAACATCAAGAAATGTGTGTTcctcctggccggtgtggctcagtggctgagcgctgGGCAAAGGTTTGCCGTCACCTACCTGAAGCTGATCCACTCGGACTCCCATCTTCTCGTTTTCTGAGGACATCTTCTGGTTTTGTTCTTTCAGTCTGCGGAGGTGGAGATGACTCTGTGAAATATATGCTGATGCCTGCTGGCTCCCCAAGGCCTTAAATGATTTAAGTCTGCCTGGGCCCTAAGCCTCCAGATTTATTTGAAAATCCATTAGTCTCTTCTTCAGACCTGTTTTGGCTTCCTGACCTCAAAGTGCAGGGATCCGACACTTCACGTTAACACGTGAATTTAGGT
Protein-coding sequences here:
- the CALCOCO2 gene encoding calcium-binding and coiled-coil domain-containing protein 2, with amino-acid sequence MEETEGDPPTSAVLLDHCHFSQVIFNSVEKFYVPGGDVTCYYTLTQQFTPRRKDWIGIFRVGWKTTREYYTFMWVTLPVDPNNISTKQQEVQFKAYYLPKDDEYYQFCYVDQDGVVRGASIPFQFRPENEEDILVVTTQGEVEEIEQHNNELRKENQELKDSCVSLQKQNSDMQAELQKKQEELETLKSINKKLEQKVKEQKDSWETELLQLKEQNQKMSSENEKMGVRVDQLQAQLSTQEKEMEKLVQEAQDKTEQLECLKKENGQLFLSLMEQRKHQQKLEKTMEELKQQEAVATKKQQELTDQNFDLSKRLSEDKMIYNVLQREKERLEGENDLLKRDNIRLMSYMGLDFDSLPFQAPTSDQGGAGQNPGLVFGNPYSGIQESSAPSLRSIKKCPTCNSNLADDIFDHISQQQPIQTLSLNCPICDKSFSPNEEQIFEDHVFCHSL